In Aedes albopictus strain Foshan chromosome 3, AalbF5, whole genome shotgun sequence, the genomic window TCAGCAATATATGAATTAATAATGAGTAATGATcgagaaaaaatcttgaagataaTTATACGATTATTTTTGGATTatccctttttgcctttctcgtacactaagtgtactgaaaggctatatgtttactcaaaaaacgaattttcgattgaAGGCTCGgatggtcaagtcacatatatgtACTAATCAACTCAGTTTAATGAATTGAGATAATGTGtgcatgtatgtgtgtatgtatgtatgtctgtgcgcagaaatagttcacttttaaggcacttcccattggccaatTTTTTGTATtgatattcatatgttcataaccAGCACTAGAGCAAGAAACGGGTTTGAAAATCCGTTTCCCATCCTTCCAAATTTCATAGCACAGTGTAAGTGGACACTGGAACCACTATCAAGGTAGAATCTCTTTTTTTGTAATATAGGTATATGAAGATATCGCATTACAGTTAACATTATCCAAATAGAATTTGGATGCGTTCAGAACAGTTGATGTACTTAAGATCAGAGATAAGGTTAATTTACGGGAAAGAAGCAGCGAGGTAAGTTATATATTTCGACCAAATTTTATACTCACATAGGCTCCTACAACAATATGTTTTATCTACAGttatgttcataaaaatagcagtgaaagccgtctTCCagacaaaatggccaactttggcatactgtaactttgttctcctataagcgattgagctgaaaatttgacagcgaactacaaatatatatggtgaatattgttatagcaaaatttgagaattttcgaggCACGtagaaaaagttaaacactatgtgaaattgttcaaaataatagcagtgtaaataaattgaaatgtagcTTTACCTTGAAGGAGCAAGAAATATTTTCGCACGCTATTCGAACAGTTTCCGCCTTGATTACAAGTTAATGTTTaaatttaagatttttaaaaTTGTTTACTGAATTAAAAAAACAgaacaaacactgctattattttgatcaatttcacatagtgtttaacttttttccacgtgcttcacaaattctcagattttgctataacaatactcaccatatttgtagttcgctgtcaaattttcaactcaatcgctcataggagaacaaagtatcagcatgccaaagttggccattatgtatggaaaacggctttcactgctatttttatgaacacagctgtatatATGAATTCAATGACTGTCGAAGAGTACCCGAAATCACTCTGGAGCCGGGTTGCGAAATATCGATAAAATGTCATTTGTGTATTTGCCATTATCATTGCCgctgagaaatgtttatcgacgATATCGTTATTTAGCTAGCCAGAATAATTGATGATTTGTGTACACCTACAGAAATAAGCAATAGAAATGATagaattgaaaaatgtcatgacattttaccCATGTCATATCTGTGACATTTTTCATCCCTGACCTGGATTGGATGCAATCGAATCCACAAACGTAATATTTGAAAAGACacgtacaccgtcttcagccagcagCTGTACAGACTAGACAACggatcatgcaccagtggatacggagaaaagACTATTCTCGCGAAAAGATTCATCAACCGGAGCGGGAtacgaaccctcaccccatagcatggtgcgattagaagcttggtggccCTCGTAGCCATGCGACGAGGCTCCACAAATGACATACTGGAGAACTATGAATGATTCTTGCTTACACAGATTCATGCCACTATGTGTTGGCTTTTTTACGGGTCTCCAAAAACCCAATAGAGTGAAGGTCATGAAGCGTCATCAGTCTGTGCcatatttttctcaagatgtgtatTGCTAATtgagagaaaactttccgttttgcgATAGATCAGGGTATAacaaaaagctaccgcagctgtcaaagtacaGATTTTCTCATAGGTATCATCGATTGACCCTAGCGATGCCTTAGATACGACGCCaacgatcattgtttgttgttggtttttaaAGCATTTTACTTAACTAACAATCACAAGCCACAAagcagcatgcatgctgaattgatGCTTTTTGATAGTAATGATAGCTGCACTTAAATTATGCTGTGCATAtgactgtacaaatgctttttcaattgaaaaagtatccAATGTTCAAgctttcgtatcggtattaacaatgataatttaaatacTTTTCAAGAGTTTAATAATATTtctattcgacttgcagtaaATCCTTTACAAagtagtttaacaagacctttctctgcttcttgttaagttgaTGTATAAAATAGCACTCGAAGTGAATtttatgtgttattcaaaaattttatgaatatcgcacgaataactcaaagtgatatgatatctgtttttgttcttgtcgaaatatctgaaaatttctacacaagaacaaatttagctcttctgcacgcaATGGAATACAACGTTAGTGAacgttagtgaaatgccatgtgttcGTTTCTGAGCTATGGAAATGAAGAACTGCATGCTGTTATTCCCATCatattcacaacagtgagccacagtttAGTGATTAGTATCGTCGCCTGTGATTCCTAAGGtcttaggttcgatgctggatgtaggcatttttttcattttttcaagaaaaaggtcGACGAATCTTGCGTGATATtgatttgatcttgtaatatccttacgagctattattgagcaatTCACTAtactagattttgctattatttctgatcttttacctccccaagtaaggcatggtacacaaattacgtaacgctaaaatcggccatttcagacccccttccccccctatgtaacgctttttgtatgaaactccaaaaatttttgtatggatcgtaacgcaacgctggactccccccctccccctatagcgttacgtaatttgtgtacaatGCCTaataatgaatgctgaacagtgagagtattagctgaacaatagctggttaatggtgtcaatgactGAACACAATGACATCTGAATATTGGTCTGGAATATGGTTTGTTCAACCTCTTCAATCAGCAATACATGGATGGCTAAATATCAAGATGAATAGAGTATCATCCATCtggtaaccagctttaaagcatacaccaacatgcagagttaatcttctgttgttcaacctgtagtcaaatattttttgacagcatgttttcgtgaagtccacatcgcttcttcagcttcaatacagacttagttcaacttatgttcttgacaattcagacacaacaagtaatgcaaTACGAGAATATGTATACAAttttgtgtggtgtaggtgctaaggcgAGTGACTatgaatcaggaggtccgagttaaattcccagttttccaacAGATTATTTCATACATTCCTAGACCAATTACCATTAGCTGCAGTACAAATAGGCTCACGAAAATGTTCTTATTTtattttacacaattaataaatttcattgattactgattaagcgcatattaagccttaaatcagctttccaatgaacctcaaatcagctaaaggttgaataaaatcacaacaattagatgtttaggagctgaataaaggattgtaccgtaaactggggtgtagttgatcagtggggtgaacctgatcactcaattaacCACGGATATAGACtttcaaaaaagttaccattacaTTTTAATGTTACATCATAGGATTGCGAATGGTtgaaatataattgttgcttcctttAAAGTCtatatccgcgggtaattgagtgatcaggttcaccccactgatcaactacacagatcgaaaaaagagtgtaaaattctatgacatatgatgcacataattggagcgtgggatatcacaaaagtttacatgacatatcatgtaaaattcatgaaatatcatgtaaacttccattatatgtcatgtaattcagcatgactctgagtttttacatgacatataacgtaaatttacatgatatatcatgtaaaccatcataacactaagtttacattaccaaaattaagtttacatgacgtgtaaatgtccttatttttatctgtgtacaccccagtttacggtacctcttgtgctcagcttttgttcaaatgaaggctgatttgaaatagttggagaaacgtttgtacagcatcaaattgttatctgggtcttatctcaatcaaaccaatatcagtttttgttctttagtaattcaatcaataataacggtatatgctattcattagatttttccaGCTACTTAGACCGTtggcaatgctgttttattttgtatggcgagttttaaaatttttaaaactcgccatacaaaataaaacagcattgctaACGGCCTTAGAGTACAGGATGAAAACAAGTATGTTtgactgaacagcagctgaaataatatgttgttcagttgttaaccataatggtCTGTACTAATACTGAATAGGAATAGAGGTGTGATCATTGttgaaccacgggaagtttatgtacTGATTCAAGTGCTTCAATTCACcgtctctaggatggcgcagaaaggaaggcatgcggctggcaatcgacgggtcacGAATTTCAATTTTGAATTAGGTAAATGTGtgtagatatttttttataatagATGTTCATAACATATATGCCAAACACAAACTACGTGGAaattgataaattttcaaatttatttatttttaatcatttttgctcaaGCTTAATAACGGCTTTACGCCTTGAAACGCCACCGAAATCCTCCTGACACTTCATTGACAGTTTCCCTAAACCCCTCTGGAAGCCCGTATGACtcctatttccttcaggattgcgTCCAAAAATCTCTTGGCAAACTCCTTCTGGATTCCTTAGAGGTATTTGCTATGCAATGCGTTGAAGAATATTCTCGGGAATCTTTCTATGGAATCCCACAGTGAATCCCTTCAAAAACCTTCTAGGGGACAGcgaaagaaattccatgaggatttctatatgagttttctaacgaatcccatgaggaattccctaagaTATCCTGtaaatggtcggggttctgctaaaccgaactaaagaccattttttgaaaaattgagttttcttaaccattaagtgaagaaaatgatgatcttccttccatgtaaaaacccagtaattctgacagctcttcgtggagtaaattccaaatttctgtttggcggaacataaaaaacatcattttgcatccaaccagagtgaactgtaaaccattcgatagaatcagcgaaatattttagttttggtccaggtgatgaacatttcaagttctcctcatcgccgtcagatttttaacttctaaccgactcatagaaacaatctgtgagagaaatgaacacgttattagaaatatgggtgttggaGGAACCAATTATATATCGATGGCgcagatcgccatttttccaaatcacattcagccagaccgaaccaagtgcacagtattttagaatcaatttattctcaacaatacaaaaaccaactggttttcAATACCatcgttatgtcgatacaccttatacttgtaatttaacacaggagccgtcattgaacaacaagcctaattagattaataaagcttgaaaaaaatcaaacacttggttcgctttggctgatcgaaaaatggcgttttcacgaaaaccatccttgagaagaatgtttataacttgattcagacttaacgaccaACCTTCAtcaaggtaatatgacctagaagtaacgcgcttggttatcactcagatgatccaagttcgaatctctttcatatttttgaaaacttttttgtacttagtgcactttggcagaacattttcatggtttgcttcgaccagcataaatttgaagtacacaaattgctccacattcatatctcaggacctcagggtatgcaaggacatcgtttgacataatcattcttgctctgtgcctccacatgcaccgcttatgaagaaatAGCATGGATGGAaaaagctgagctgggagggcttccgccgttcatatttcaaactattttgagaccttcgtgctaccatactatacgcgtccttttttattcatgtaaaggattgtgaatgatatcgatttcaacttgatagacgatgaaaaatcgagatttttttcactgtccaactggttttacctaaaacaaaaaaacacattcagccaaactgaactataaaccattttctaatgtttttgatcagccagagtgaactgagtgcaaagtgccaagaaataaaatgtaattatatcagtgattccaaataatttatatgtattcttcatttctgatggttaatgaaggcttgtaagttacatgtgtgcggaaaagtttcaaataatctccgctgttgtttatttgtgagtggttgaactttaagctcaaTTATCTCGGttttatctttttggcgcttagttcggtttagcagaaccgcGGCCAAATGTAAAAGATTCGCTGGAAAAAACCTTGAAGATATTCCTCGGGAATGCTTCGCGGCTTGCAttatggaattctttgagaaatttctcaggaatcccttgacgaattcattcggaattccctcaggaatctcaTGCAGAGTTTCTTTGGTAACACCTTTCGAAATATATTTGGAATTTCCTTGATGCATGTCCTCAGTTATCTCTCGAGGATTTTCTTGAgagattcccttggaaattcttatatgaattccttgagggatgccttgatgaattcttccagaaacccaAACACTTTGAAATTTCTCTCTGATTTACCCTAAGgcgtttcctcaggaattccttacggGGTTTTTCAGatatcccttgatgaatttccccaggaatcccttgaaaaatttcttcaggaaaacaaTGAGCAGtgctctcaggaattcattgtagaattcccttagaaaatcctagagaaatttcctcaggatttttttcgctGGATTCACTcgaaaatttcttggggaattccattAAAAACCTCTTGAGAAGTTCCCTCAGGAATCCTTTGAGGCATAActtcagaaatcccttgagaaagtaTTCCCGAAATGTCTTGACAAATTTTCTCAGGTATCCCTTGTGAAATTCTCTCCAGAACCCTTCGGGAGATTCCCTCAGCCATCCCTAGAGGACTTCCTCTCAAAATCTCTCAGGAATCGatcaggaatcccgaaaggaattctccatggaattccctgaagaatgcttgaagaatttcatgaTGAATCTCCTGTGGAGTCCCTTGGACTTTCGGGaatttattgaggatttttttcaggaattcttgggggaaatccCTCGGGGAACCCTTGAGCAACGGCCTTCGGAAATCTGTCTAAAACCCCTTCAGGAGTCTCCAAGAGATCCTTTTCAATATCTTTTTAATTGCCTTTCTAGTGGCCGTAGAAACGATTTTCTCTGTAATTTCCTTTAAGTATCGGTATAGAAAATCATCTATGAATTCGCTTTGGGATTCTAAAAGGAATGCTACTAGTAGCTGCCTTTAAAATCCTTCTTGAATTCTTCTTTATATTTCTGTAATCTGACGTTAGCTAAGCCTAGAAGCGTTAAAGCCTTATCCTATTTCCATTGTCTAGTGTAAGTTCTGTTCGGTCTAAACAGCCTCGGCCGGAAGACGGCGCGTAGTGTATTTTAATGAACTACTCGAGCACCTACCGATCTTCATAACCAGTCCGTGAGGCTTCTCGTCAGATTTTATCTGAAGTTCAGCCCAATAGAAGCCTCACCATGCTCCAACGAGACCTGCAACCTCTGGCCGCTGAGCTGAGAGTCATACACCGCCCGAGCTGCACGGCGAGACCTATAGCATTCTCGCGCCCCATCGTCATCGCTGTCGCAAGTTCCCACCATGCAGTAATGCATCGAGTTTGAGACCCACAGCTCTCGGCGAACGAGCACGCGACCGATCAGTTGCCGTTTACCTACGGTCGGATTCGGTCGAACTTACAACAAGCGCCGGAGTTGCAGCAGCGGTGTGTGCCTCAACCAAACCAAAACCGCGCAGCCATTGGTTGGCACATGCACATGGTTGGTGCTGACGGTCTTCTCTCTCGATCTCGGCGCGCTCACGCCGGTGGATAGCACCACCGTTTTGTTGATAGATTGTAAAGTCGAGTGAAGTGCACCCGCGTGGGAATTTCGAACGCTACCGTTGCAAACGCACGCGATCGTGTGTGAAAATTCGGACGGAAGGTTTTCCTTTGGGGGTGCAGTTTAATTTGGATTTGGTGCTACCTGACGTGGAATAGACCGTTGTGATTGAGACCTCTGTAGTTGTTGGTTCCCGCGAGTGCAATTAATtattcagtttttgttttttcgCTTTAGACGCGTCTGTTTTCACACTCCATTAGCGTTTGATTGATCAATTTATTTCCACACACAGCGATCGATCAGAGACCGTCTGTCTGCGGTAGTAAATTTGCTACATACCTACTTCCTTCGCGAGTGGTGCAACGTTTTGGTGTTTGCTTCTTTTCCTCTGTTTGGTAATTTTCAGCAACAGTTTTGTCCTTGAAAGTGTTTCCAGTTGAATATTCATGAAATTGTGGCGAAGCGTCCGCAACAGTTGAGCGTGTTTGTTTCCAAGTGCTAACAGTGAACCAAAGTGCGCACGATCGAAAATATGGTGAACAAACAATACAACGTTCACAATCCGAAGTTGCACAAGTCCAAGAGTGGACAGAACTCACCACCGCCGGTGCGAAGCTACCCGGAGGTATCCAATCAACCGAATCCTCCGGACATGAGTGGGTCCTTGGAGAACAATCTGAACCATTGCGCGGAACATCGTCCCCAGCATCTTCACCTGAACCGTCCCCACCAGCCGCATCCCCATCGCGTCCAGCAGTCCCAAATGCAACAGAACAACTTGGATTTGGATGTTCGCCGCCGTGCCGGCGGTGGTGGTGGTTCCAACACTCCGTCCGAGGAAGACTTTGGCGAGGACGGTGTCTACGGAAGAAACATCACCTATTACAGTGAAACCGCTCATCAGCAGCTCGCTGCCGCTGATGGAGCTGCAGCCGGTTGCGAAAGCCAAACGGGCGGTGCTACCGGCGAACGGCTCTGCGTGAAGGATCTGACTATCAATGACATTGGCCGATTTCAGTACATCTTGCAAATGGATCGTGAAGTGGTAAGTAGAAAGCGCCGTACACAAAATTACTTTCGTCCGCGTTTCGATCGATGAGGATGGGTGAGAAGAACAGCTACCACGCTGCTGAGGGTTGTTGTTGAGATGGGATTTAATTGAATCAAAGCAGAGTGTAATGATCGCGACGAAAGCACAGCATCGTGATCTTGACTTTGCATACCGAGAGTGTTGCGGAATGAAGCTTGAAGGACGCAATTTGAAATGGTTTTGGGGGTTGAGACGAGTAATTGGGTGACTTTTTGCCCAGAAGCTTTTCACTGGGCACGTGCGTAGAATGGATGATTTGTGCGAATTGAGCTCACAATGCAGTTGGCGAAGAGTGAAAATTCGCGTATTTAAAAAATGGTTGATTCTCGATAATTGAAAACGGTTGATACATTTTGGCTAAGATCATTGACTCATGGCATTATTTATCTTTCTATTGATATACACAAGCCCGAGAACCTGCATAGTGTTCTTTGTAACTTTGAGCTTCCTCACCCAATTGACCAAACTTGCGTTTGTATTTCTCACGAAAGCTACAAAGATGAATGTACCCATGTGAATGGACAGACCTCTCGTTTAGTATCACATGGACGTAACTGCAACGATTGATTTTCTCTTTAGTTTGCAATTTTTTGCGACAAATCACCcaagcaacccaagtaacattagtgttgtagagtttttttttttactttttcgttTATTTGGACGGCTCGGGCGCCACATTAGTGTTGTAGATGCTTTGAGAACCGTTATGGATCCTAATGCCGTTTACTTTGGTTTTATTACAGTTTAAAGAGccttttctagtctatttgattAAAAATGTTGCTTGTGCAGTTTCGGTTAAAATTCATCTTGTTACCTAcatcgagagatcatccgaacacTGCACACTGCGTCAAATCAATAATTAAggaggaaaaaaatatgtttaccaTGAAGATGAGGTTAAaagtcttcggcaatattgttactTTTAATATAACCATTAATTTGACGTAtctgaaaattagggtggtcccgcaaaatatcaaagcattttttttctgttttcaaatTAGTTTAAAGCAATGATCTAGAACCagctttctcaaactatgggtcgtgaTGCACGAGGCCCATATGAAGTACACTCGTcggtaaagaagtttgagaaacTTTActaaagacaccaacattgtagaTCATTTGCATATTGTGCTAGaacaatttttaaaaactgtatGGTAGTGGGTGGATTCAAAAATTCGAATTATTTTTCGTATAGCTTTTTCGTTTCAAATTCTACGTagtttgcgtcttctacaaagttttccaTCTGATTAAAAAGGTTATTTTCaggcaaaaattttaaaaatccatCAATGAGATATGTATgttaatttttctacaaaaaagacGAAATTTTCGAATACCGTTTTCTTTAATAGGGGGAAAACGGAAGTACAACTCCTGCAGTATTTAAAAGATGTAATTCTTAAAAACTCCTCAATAACTTGCTAACTAGGGGAActaacgtattctcggcagttttgttctcttcgtcatggggagtttCTTGAAACCTGTCGGTCTCAGAATTggcttcaaatccttcccaaccaagctgagttatatgcccaaatttcaggcaattcggtccacaaaaaccccccataacgaagagaacaaacctgctgataatacccatcgtcaccctaattTGTATTTGTGTTAAGCAATTATGTACAAGAGATATTTTACCggaatttctgtgggaaattTTCATCTGGGTTCTGAATGATTTTCAGAACTGTGTATAATGGCAAAAAGTTCCTGCTGAGTATTCTCGCTCATTTCTGTCAAATCCTGTTTTTTAATTGGACCTAAAACCATGTGGGGTGTCCCCCAAAGATATTCTAGggatttaagggcggacgggacggtcgaggaaatatccgccattactctgttgctactaagatggtaatctcagattctacttcatataatggaacaaaaatctatcattgtgtatgctcacttgcagtgcatatgctgattgtttttcagcctcatctgtgcgatagaaatcgagattaccatcttcaaaatcgcgaggcaaattgttagaaagagagggaagataggaaaaataacacagcgtcccgattcaccttaaaagGAATTTCAATCTGAAGTGTAGTCAGAAGTTTCATTGCGAGCCATCATTTCCAGTCGCTTTATCTAGCAGTCGCGTAAAACAAATTTCTATGCCTAAGTTACACATGAATTTGGTAATGGACCAGCAACTCATCCAGATACTAGAGATACCGATAGAATTTTTTCTTAGAAGCTTTTGCTAAAACCACCCCAGCGACAATTctataaattttactaaaaattttTCTCGAAGATTACAGCTATAATGATTTTTATTATTCGAGGGGCTCTGTCATTCCGACCAAGTCTATGGAATCTCATGCCACGAGCACAATCGCGAAAAGTTTTAGTTTTTAGTTCACGCGATGCAaataatatttttcttttttgtCCGAGAGCTCTCATCAGGTACGAGAGgggaataaattaataaaaaacgaaaaaaaaactatgaaaataaaaacaaatattcacTATTGAAAATAATGTTACTTGAAAGccatttttctattgaaaaaagaGTCATGAGCTGCCAAGTTCTTTTCGACCCTTGAAtatttaggaatttttgaaggacatTACCAACCGCTCCTCCCACCCCCTGGAGACATAAAACTTACATAACTTAATATTGGTATCGGCCTAATTTATTGTATAATCGTTTTC contains:
- the LOC115257365 gene encoding uncharacterized protein LOC115257365; translated protein: MVNKQYNVHNPKLHKSKSGQNSPPPVRSYPEVSNQPNPPDMSGSLENNLNHCAEHRPQHLHLNRPHQPHPHRVQQSQMQQNNLDLDVRRRAGGGGGSNTPSEEDFGEDGVYGRNITYYSETAHQQLAAADGAAAGCESQTGGATGERLCVKDLTINDIGRFQYILQMDREVVSRKRRTQNYFRPRFDR